In Timaviella obliquedivisa GSE-PSE-MK23-08B, a single window of DNA contains:
- a CDS encoding protein kinase: MLTQQGIVETANQLLNGRYEIVRVLGSGGMGQTYVAKDTQRPGNPLCVVKQLKTATNDPNFLPAARQMFQNEAEILESLGKQHNQIPQLLASFETEQEFYLVQEFIDGNPLSTEFSLGERWTELQVVQLLQEILSILEFVHGQNVIHRDIKPDNIVRRNNGELVLIDFGAVKQIRTQQTVVGQRSITVSIGTPGYMPTEQASGKPRFSSDLYALGMVCIQALTGLLPTQLLEDKDGELIWRDQAEVSDVLANILTKMVRHYFKYRYESAMEVLQVLQQLDSSTQSSTSERKSAELQKESAYSQTQMSEPETQQPTIRIDWKPPSQAEAFVFDEEPEEELPTSPNNFKRNRFLIGMGATLASLTLIVGAIYIQTRSQQEQDLKVVEQSFADNKFDACIEQAKAFPSYHADLYAKAQVQAENCGNAAKQQVTLQEIQKLKADKKYQDAIKEAQSFSDAQSKFYTEVRNLLGESQLALAQQQAKKGSFQSAISTLSQIASDAPAPVQKETQTLKFKWSERIYSLAEELYQKGKNKADFDKALQMLKAVPQGSPAYDRAQTTSKQWETVEAKNWNDFESAKQALSAGRFKEARDAASRLMGSPAQAWQNQGQSLLTQADEAERKYLTPIDVEGKLALGEPNVNTRADRNTLFRDYEFNGTSGEAITISLRGEGGFDTVLYLIPPDGQEEKIEFSDDISDSNLSSSITTTLNRTGKYRVRVNAYYPATNSQGRGSYHLTVYREGK, encoded by the coding sequence ATGTTGACTCAGCAGGGAATCGTTGAGACTGCCAATCAATTACTGAATGGTCGCTATGAAATTGTTCGTGTTCTTGGTTCGGGTGGAATGGGGCAAACCTATGTTGCTAAAGATACGCAGCGTCCAGGAAATCCACTATGCGTTGTAAAACAACTGAAAACAGCGACGAACGATCCAAACTTTTTGCCTGCTGCTAGACAAATGTTTCAGAATGAGGCTGAGATTCTGGAAAGCTTAGGCAAACAACATAATCAAATTCCTCAGTTGCTAGCTTCTTTTGAGACTGAGCAAGAATTCTACTTGGTTCAGGAATTTATTGATGGCAATCCCTTAAGTACAGAATTTTCGTTGGGTGAGCGGTGGACAGAGTTGCAGGTGGTTCAACTTCTCCAAGAGATTCTGAGCATTTTAGAATTCGTTCATGGTCAAAATGTGATTCATCGAGATATCAAACCGGACAATATCGTTCGACGGAATAATGGCGAATTGGTGCTGATTGATTTTGGAGCGGTTAAACAGATCCGGACACAGCAAACAGTGGTTGGACAGAGAAGTATCACAGTTTCAATTGGTACTCCGGGTTATATGCCCACTGAACAAGCAAGTGGAAAACCCCGCTTCAGTAGTGATCTATATGCGTTGGGTATGGTTTGCATTCAAGCATTGACTGGGTTGTTACCTACACAGTTACTAGAAGACAAGGATGGAGAGCTAATCTGGCGAGACCAGGCTGAAGTTAGTGATGTTTTAGCAAATATCCTGACTAAAATGGTGCGACATTACTTCAAATATCGCTACGAGTCTGCGATGGAAGTTCTTCAAGTATTGCAACAGCTTGATTCATCAACGCAATCCTCTACATCAGAACGTAAATCAGCAGAGTTGCAGAAGGAGTCTGCTTACAGTCAGACTCAAATGAGTGAGCCAGAAACTCAGCAACCAACAATTAGAATTGACTGGAAACCTCCATCTCAAGCAGAAGCATTTGTTTTTGACGAGGAACCTGAGGAAGAATTGCCAACCTCTCCCAATAACTTCAAAAGGAATCGTTTTTTGATTGGTATGGGAGCAACCCTTGCGTCATTGACTTTGATTGTAGGAGCTATCTATATACAGACTCGATCGCAGCAGGAGCAAGATTTAAAGGTCGTTGAGCAATCATTTGCTGACAATAAGTTTGATGCTTGTATCGAGCAGGCAAAGGCGTTTCCTAGCTATCACGCAGATCTTTATGCAAAAGCGCAAGTGCAAGCTGAGAATTGCGGGAATGCTGCAAAACAACAAGTGACCTTGCAGGAGATTCAGAAGCTAAAAGCCGATAAGAAGTATCAAGATGCAATTAAGGAGGCACAATCTTTCTCTGATGCTCAGTCAAAGTTCTACACTGAAGTCCGAAATCTGCTGGGAGAAAGTCAACTCGCTTTAGCTCAACAACAAGCCAAAAAAGGTTCCTTTCAAAGTGCAATTTCTACATTGAGTCAGATAGCCTCAGATGCACCTGCACCCGTTCAAAAAGAAACTCAAACTCTAAAGTTCAAGTGGTCAGAGCGAATATATAGCCTTGCAGAGGAACTCTACCAGAAGGGAAAAAATAAAGCAGACTTCGACAAAGCACTACAAATGCTCAAAGCCGTCCCTCAAGGTAGCCCTGCCTACGATCGCGCTCAAACAACGAGCAAGCAATGGGAAACGGTTGAGGCAAAAAACTGGAACGATTTTGAATCGGCTAAGCAAGCCTTGAGTGCAGGGCGCTTCAAAGAGGCGAGAGATGCTGCCAGTCGGTTAATGGGCAGTCCTGCTCAAGCTTGGCAAAACCAGGGACAATCGCTTCTGACTCAAGCAGATGAAGCAGAGAGAAAGTATTTAACCCCGATCGATGTCGAAGGCAAGTTGGCTTTGGGTGAACCCAATGTGAACACTCGTGCTGACAGAAATACGTTGTTTAGGGATTACGAGTTTAATGGCACATCAGGTGAAGCAATCACCATTAGTTTACGGGGAGAAGGAGGCTTTGATACGGTGTTGTATTTAATCCCTCCAGATGGACAAGAAGAAAAGATTGAATTCAGTGACGATATCAGTGACAGCAACCTGAGTTCTTCAATCACAACAACCCTCAACCGAACGGGCAAGTATCGAGTCCGAGTCAATGCCTACTACCCTGCTACCAATTCGCAAGGACGAGGCAGCTATCACCTGACCGTTTATCGAGAAGGTAAATAG
- a CDS encoding tetratricopeptide repeat protein: protein MNAGQKRDRGRLLTPEALRKLQQAIRVWEVRHEKKCTQERIKELTGEFKEGGLDPGTISKILKGKEGVDSESIRCLFQSFRLQLKETDLVAAIAFLAQGDPNFVGREGAIADLQTLTNQGTKVIVIQARGGVGKTTLARKYLQQEFGTFLEFPIAKETKDIASVESLIEEKLRQLGEEPGREFLVSIDRLKRKLQSERIGILIDNLEPALDSAGKLIEAHRRYVELLRVLADPMVRSLTLITTRERLREPSITVQPYLLRSLDVAAWETYFQSRNIATEGSALSALHNAYGGNAKAMDILSGAIAEDFSGDISVYWLVNQDDLLIERDLEDLVTTQFNRMQELDGKAYNLLCRMGCYRYQDVPRVPIEGLLCLLWDVVEGQRRRVIKALQDRSLVDCEGGEYWLHPVIRGEAIGRLRTSEDLETTNRKASKVWVESVKTIETIEDALRAFEAYYHCVEIKDFELASNIILAKRDNKWLSSSEFGMDLTCSLASSFSRLGLLQQIISSCSYLVDRINNEHSVNRLYAALGDAYWMVGNALKALESHEKSRKIASLHNHKELEIVALLDLGLCKEDLWEVEEAIGLYKDVILLSENTDYKRHAAQARYCLARLYSYLDSLEEAKFYIDQVWQDFPKIRLGIRSTGYRLYTLGFVSYYLGDTEKSLEMYGRAIEYAEQGKFVQLKAISLIGLAILYREQGKVSNSLSIHAEAIELLRSVGAKHNCAEAYYQLGLTYKAMDRNEMVDENLQKSIQLFIEIEAPKQAERVSRSLVAQKKEKP, encoded by the coding sequence ATGAATGCCGGACAAAAGCGCGATCGCGGTCGTCTCCTCACTCCCGAAGCTCTGAGAAAACTTCAGCAAGCGATTCGTGTCTGGGAAGTTCGGCATGAGAAAAAATGTACCCAGGAGCGTATCAAGGAACTCACAGGAGAGTTCAAGGAGGGAGGGCTTGACCCTGGCACGATTAGCAAGATTCTCAAGGGCAAAGAGGGCGTTGATTCAGAGTCAATTCGTTGCCTGTTTCAATCATTTAGGTTGCAGCTTAAGGAGACAGATTTAGTCGCTGCGATCGCGTTCTTGGCTCAGGGTGATCCGAATTTTGTGGGACGGGAAGGGGCGATCGCGGATCTCCAAACTCTCACGAACCAGGGCACAAAAGTCATCGTCATCCAAGCCAGAGGCGGCGTGGGCAAAACGACTCTGGCGCGGAAGTATCTTCAGCAGGAGTTTGGCACGTTTTTGGAGTTCCCGATCGCCAAGGAAACGAAGGATATTGCTTCGGTTGAGAGCCTGATTGAGGAGAAGTTGCGGCAGTTAGGCGAAGAGCCAGGGCGGGAGTTCTTGGTGTCGATTGATCGGCTGAAGCGCAAGCTGCAATCAGAGCGGATTGGCATACTCATTGATAATTTAGAGCCTGCGTTAGATTCGGCGGGCAAACTGATTGAGGCGCATCGGCGTTATGTGGAACTGCTGCGAGTGTTGGCAGATCCAATGGTGCGATCGCTAACGCTGATTACGACTCGTGAACGGTTGAGGGAACCGAGTATTACAGTGCAGCCTTATCTATTGAGAAGTTTGGATGTTGCAGCTTGGGAGACATATTTTCAGTCTCGGAATATTGCGACGGAAGGATCAGCGTTATCGGCTTTGCACAATGCCTATGGGGGGAATGCGAAGGCGATGGATATTTTGAGTGGGGCGATCGCGGAGGACTTCTCAGGAGATATTTCAGTGTACTGGTTGGTGAATCAAGATGACTTGTTGATTGAACGAGATTTGGAAGATTTAGTGACGACTCAATTTAACAGAATGCAAGAGCTTGATGGGAAGGCATATAATCTATTGTGCAGAATGGGGTGTTACCGTTATCAGGATGTGCCGCGTGTTCCGATTGAGGGATTGTTGTGCTTATTGTGGGATGTGGTGGAGGGACAGCGACGGCGAGTGATAAAGGCGTTGCAGGATCGATCTCTGGTGGATTGTGAGGGTGGGGAGTATTGGTTGCATCCGGTGATTCGAGGGGAGGCGATCGGGCGGTTGAGAACTAGTGAAGATTTGGAAACAACAAATCGCAAAGCATCGAAGGTTTGGGTAGAAAGTGTAAAAACAATTGAGACAATAGAGGATGCTTTAAGAGCCTTTGAAGCCTATTACCACTGTGTAGAAATTAAGGACTTTGAGCTAGCTAGCAACATAATTTTAGCAAAACGAGATAATAAGTGGCTAAGTAGTTCTGAATTTGGGATGGATCTGACGTGTAGCTTAGCTAGTTCGTTTAGTAGATTAGGATTGCTGCAACAAATAATATCTTCATGTTCTTATCTTGTTGATCGAATTAATAATGAACATTCTGTAAATAGACTTTATGCAGCACTTGGCGATGCTTATTGGATGGTAGGAAATGCTCTGAAAGCACTTGAATCTCACGAAAAGTCTAGAAAAATAGCAAGTCTTCACAACCATAAAGAGCTTGAGATTGTTGCTCTTTTGGATTTGGGTTTATGCAAAGAAGATTTATGGGAAGTTGAAGAGGCAATTGGTCTATATAAGGATGTGATTTTATTGTCTGAAAATACAGACTACAAAAGACATGCCGCGCAAGCTCGGTATTGTTTAGCTCGCTTGTATTCATATCTAGATTCTTTAGAGGAAGCCAAATTTTATATTGATCAAGTTTGGCAGGACTTTCCAAAAATTAGGTTGGGAATACGCAGTACAGGGTATCGACTATACACTTTGGGATTCGTTTCTTACTACTTAGGGGACACTGAAAAATCTCTTGAAATGTATGGTAGAGCCATTGAATACGCTGAACAAGGTAAGTTTGTACAACTCAAAGCAATATCTCTAATTGGACTTGCCATACTCTACCGAGAACAAGGTAAGGTTTCAAATTCGCTTTCCATCCATGCCGAAGCTATAGAGTTATTGCGTAGTGTTGGTGCAAAGCATAATTGTGCTGAAGCATATTATCAACTTGGATTAACTTATAAAGCAATGGATAGGAACGAGATGGTCGATGAAAATTTGCAGAAGTCAATTCAACTTTTTATAGAGATAGAAGCACCGAAGCAAGCGGAGCGGGTGAGTCGATCGCTAGTGGCTCAAAAGAAGGAAAAGCCATGA
- a CDS encoding caspase family protein — MARIALLIGASEYGTGIPWLPCATKDVTALQHLLEDKEIGKFDEVRTLLNPDTQTMAKAIEKLFREREKEDFVLLFFSGHGIQDDSGRLFFAAHNTQEMDGKIYWADTVSASFVHDQIEGSRCWQIVVILNCCFSGAFSSNLVPRSVGIADVKAQLGGKGQAILTSCNAVQFSFEEKDAALSIYSQHLVEGIKTGEADQDGDGRITVDELHNYIRKNVKDSGFPMNPEIHLVMEEPLTIAHTLVQDKGKFYENKVALFAQQGKISKTCHKVLVELRGDLALSREEAKAIESKVLKPQRKYQKSLHLYRQEFLTIAQRSPGVSERDRNLLVRLHQGLRLNPEDVEQIEAEFLQKMSASNKRINRLMWALLHSIGTVSIMSAATIGIYFRLYNNLPQPILEPLSPTLEELHENLFGKVDDLRHQLAMQIMDSQTVALLTAVQTSSTQTVVEKVMAAAALTEKAQTQVEWSSAAEYWKQAIDEWHKASQIPETELQKAKSELCFGEAVSNATTAAEQSHQAKTQAEWQAIAHLWEQAHDYMQAVSPVSHHKQLAKARSATYAANQQEAQKRAKSLSQSAVNK, encoded by the coding sequence ATGGCAAGAATTGCACTACTGATTGGGGCTAGTGAATACGGGACGGGGATACCTTGGCTGCCTTGTGCTACTAAAGATGTAACGGCATTGCAGCACTTGTTAGAAGATAAGGAGATCGGCAAATTTGATGAAGTCAGAACATTGCTTAATCCCGATACTCAAACAATGGCAAAAGCCATTGAGAAGCTGTTCAGAGAACGTGAGAAAGAGGATTTTGTATTGTTGTTTTTCTCAGGGCACGGCATTCAGGATGACTCTGGTAGGCTATTTTTTGCAGCCCATAATACTCAAGAAATGGACGGAAAGATATACTGGGCTGATACCGTCTCTGCTAGCTTTGTTCATGATCAAATAGAAGGCTCTCGATGTTGGCAGATAGTTGTGATTCTCAACTGCTGCTTCAGCGGTGCATTCTCTTCAAATTTGGTTCCTCGAAGCGTTGGGATTGCTGATGTTAAGGCACAGCTTGGTGGGAAAGGGCAGGCGATTCTAACTTCGTGTAATGCGGTGCAATTCTCTTTTGAGGAGAAGGATGCGGCTTTGTCGATTTACAGTCAACATCTGGTTGAGGGCATCAAAACGGGTGAAGCGGATCAAGATGGAGATGGACGAATTACTGTTGACGAACTGCATAACTACATTAGAAAAAATGTTAAGGACTCTGGATTTCCGATGAATCCTGAAATTCATTTGGTAATGGAGGAGCCGTTAACGATCGCCCACACCCTTGTGCAGGATAAGGGCAAGTTCTATGAGAATAAAGTAGCACTGTTTGCGCAGCAGGGCAAAATTTCTAAGACTTGTCACAAAGTCTTAGTTGAATTGAGAGGAGACTTAGCGTTATCCCGTGAAGAAGCTAAGGCAATTGAGTCCAAAGTTTTGAAGCCGCAACGAAAATATCAGAAGAGCCTACATCTCTATCGTCAGGAATTTTTGACGATCGCTCAGAGATCGCCTGGAGTCAGTGAACGCGATCGCAATCTCTTAGTACGCTTACATCAAGGCTTAAGGCTGAACCCTGAAGATGTCGAACAAATTGAGGCAGAATTTCTCCAGAAGATGAGTGCCTCCAATAAACGGATTAATCGCCTGATGTGGGCGCTGCTACATTCTATTGGTACGGTCTCGATAATGTCGGCTGCGACCATAGGTATTTACTTTCGACTCTACAACAATCTGCCTCAACCGATCCTAGAACCCCTTTCCCCTACTCTGGAAGAATTACACGAGAACCTGTTTGGAAAAGTTGATGATTTACGTCATCAACTGGCGATGCAGATCATGGATTCACAAACCGTTGCCCTTTTAACTGCAGTTCAGACATCTTCGACTCAGACGGTTGTGGAAAAGGTGATGGCAGCAGCAGCACTTACGGAGAAGGCTCAAACTCAGGTTGAATGGTCGAGTGCAGCAGAATACTGGAAACAGGCGATCGACGAGTGGCACAAAGCATCCCAGATCCCCGAAACTGAGCTACAAAAAGCAAAATCAGAACTGTGTTTTGGAGAGGCTGTGTCCAATGCGACGACAGCAGCAGAGCAGTCGCACCAAGCTAAGACACAAGCGGAATGGCAAGCGATCGCCCATCTTTGGGAACAAGCACACGACTATATGCAAGCAGTATCGCCCGTTTCTCATCATAAACAATTGGCTAAGGCAAGATCTGCCACCTATGCTGCCAATCAGCAGGAAGCTCAGAAGCGGGCTAAAAGCCTAAGTCAATCAGCAGTGAATAAGTAA
- a CDS encoding FHA domain-containing protein, translated as MVVKSNTLEKQIEEVENFVAVQVAQAPAYAAIYQALTDLKRSLTLGKLVFQIVGQNSEQVQNLEKLLAHSPSLREGYDIRTTVLPDFAEPELTSAVLALQNGNAPTYYELSSAQTYKIGRNPHTAQVLLADALNLVSGCHAELQFLPNAGWQIRDLESRNGTYLNGKCIKAWETLEAGNQICLGSATDDVGSGILSFEYFIPVVHAGNVVNLFDCDVIGLIVDLNQPISKETQRFIQQAIQATVSKVFVVAVPSMSTNPEVAKNHLSDLEEWVNVQPYSDSVEITHLLLQPIARNLKATVLLPHAQPEFESFCQSLITLAQGKIETIIFQRSVAQLAEQIKAIEVILNHQQATLLRKIQQGETKLQEIGQSSLKDHIKKASDTVKKEVDQFFRQVKSEIGQSKSDLLSENRQNSLTHKIKQFVRKLKPIAVIKGSSCHIHFQTKNGSDDIHAVLNYLYQCDLKNWTIAEWTRICTLYNVNGLIGLLRSSYRTLNFMPDSNLSAALFQPPREINVDQILQITTVAADCKTHYKQMTFQGFIFKRLKSEVISLISLIAMVGVPILAFLGLEFNKAVFTLPILPLVGIMMYFSYRWEKAEKLEDAVEKLQEKLADHYQKIAKDIADRLAQHLMMAMESEERRLRDAVDVVGDQYMVHVGEFEKKQLQLKTQTEELKKVQQKSLEKDMAEFQKLKRDLSISTKP; from the coding sequence ATGGTAGTTAAATCTAATACACTGGAAAAGCAGATCGAAGAAGTTGAAAACTTTGTTGCAGTGCAAGTTGCACAAGCCCCTGCCTATGCCGCCATCTATCAGGCTCTTACCGATCTAAAAAGATCACTAACACTCGGTAAGTTAGTGTTTCAGATCGTGGGTCAGAATTCAGAGCAAGTTCAAAATCTTGAGAAACTCCTAGCTCACAGCCCCAGTTTGAGAGAGGGCTATGACATCCGAACAACTGTATTACCTGACTTCGCTGAGCCTGAATTAACTTCTGCGGTTCTGGCTCTCCAAAATGGAAATGCCCCAACCTACTACGAACTATCGAGCGCCCAGACCTATAAAATTGGTCGTAACCCGCATACTGCTCAAGTTTTGTTGGCTGATGCACTTAACCTCGTGAGTGGTTGCCACGCAGAATTGCAATTCTTGCCGAATGCAGGCTGGCAAATTCGAGATTTAGAGAGTCGTAACGGTACCTATCTTAATGGCAAATGCATCAAGGCATGGGAAACATTAGAGGCAGGAAACCAAATCTGCCTTGGATCTGCAACCGATGATGTTGGCAGTGGCATCCTATCATTTGAGTACTTCATCCCAGTTGTTCATGCAGGTAATGTGGTTAACTTATTTGATTGTGATGTCATAGGTTTGATTGTTGATCTTAATCAGCCTATTTCAAAAGAAACTCAGCGATTCATTCAACAAGCCATTCAAGCGACTGTCTCTAAAGTATTTGTGGTTGCAGTCCCATCGATGAGTACGAACCCTGAAGTTGCGAAAAACCACCTCTCTGATTTGGAAGAGTGGGTTAACGTTCAGCCGTACAGCGACTCTGTGGAAATAACACATCTGCTGCTGCAACCGATCGCCCGTAATCTCAAAGCGACAGTCTTGCTTCCCCATGCTCAGCCGGAATTTGAGTCTTTCTGCCAATCTCTAATCACGCTGGCTCAAGGCAAGATTGAGACCATAATTTTTCAGCGATCTGTAGCTCAACTGGCTGAACAAATTAAAGCAATAGAGGTGATCCTGAATCATCAGCAAGCGACCCTTCTTCGCAAAATTCAGCAGGGTGAAACTAAACTACAAGAGATTGGACAGAGCAGTCTGAAGGATCACATCAAGAAAGCGAGTGATACAGTCAAAAAAGAAGTGGATCAATTCTTTAGACAGGTTAAAAGTGAGATTGGTCAATCGAAAAGCGATCTCCTTTCCGAAAATCGTCAGAACAGCTTAACCCATAAAATTAAGCAATTTGTCAGAAAACTTAAGCCCATCGCCGTAATTAAAGGGAGTTCTTGTCATATTCACTTTCAGACGAAAAATGGAAGTGATGACATCCATGCTGTCCTAAATTACTTATATCAATGTGACCTTAAGAACTGGACGATCGCCGAGTGGACGCGCATTTGTACGCTCTACAATGTAAATGGTTTGATTGGTTTACTTCGCAGCAGCTATCGGACTCTGAATTTTATGCCTGATTCTAATCTTTCTGCTGCGTTGTTTCAGCCTCCTAGAGAAATTAATGTCGATCAAATCCTACAAATTACTACGGTGGCTGCGGACTGCAAAACGCACTACAAACAAATGACGTTCCAAGGCTTTATTTTCAAACGGCTTAAGAGCGAAGTCATTTCTCTTATTAGCTTGATCGCCATGGTTGGAGTCCCTATTCTTGCTTTCTTAGGATTGGAGTTTAACAAAGCTGTATTCACTTTGCCGATTCTCCCACTTGTAGGAATTATGATGTACTTTAGCTATCGCTGGGAAAAAGCTGAAAAGCTGGAGGATGCAGTAGAAAAGCTGCAAGAGAAATTGGCTGACCACTATCAGAAGATTGCGAAAGATATTGCCGATCGCCTTGCTCAACATTTAATGATGGCAATGGAATCGGAAGAGCGGCGGCTCCGGGATGCAGTCGATGTGGTTGGGGATCAGTATATGGTTCACGTCGGTGAATTCGAGAAAAAGCAACTCCAACTTAAAACACAGACGGAAGAACTCAAGAAGGTTCAACAAAAAAGCCTTGAAAAGGATATGGCTGAGTTTCAAAAGCTCAAAAGAGACTTGTCTATATCGACCAAACCCTAA
- a CDS encoding DDE-type integrase/transposase/recombinase, with protein MDEIYIKVKGRWKYLYRVVGSAGHTLDFTLSAK; from the coding sequence GTGGACGAAATCTATATCAAAGTTAAAGGTAGGTGGAAATATCTCTATCGTGTCGTAGGTTCAGCGGGGCATACGCTGGACTTTACGCTGAGCGCGAAGTGA
- a CDS encoding NfeD family protein, whose amino-acid sequence MTTRLVAMPVMFNQPVLSKVDEAIAPNQAGWVKFQGTFWQAQFYRSSCQMTVKPGEWVKVVGRQGIRLLVVPVNDVNQFQACA is encoded by the coding sequence ATGACGACCCGATTAGTTGCAATGCCTGTGATGTTCAACCAGCCTGTTCTGAGCAAAGTCGATGAGGCGATCGCCCCAAACCAAGCGGGATGGGTAAAGTTCCAGGGAACCTTCTGGCAGGCTCAGTTTTATCGTTCTAGCTGCCAGATGACGGTAAAGCCAGGAGAATGGGTAAAGGTGGTAGGTAGGCAGGGAATCCGACTGTTAGTTGTACCTGTGAACGATGTAAACCAATTTCAGGCTTGTGCTTGA
- a CDS encoding FHA domain-containing protein, with translation MPNANTEWIAHLKQVSSPGDLDKPSYPLAPDAVVTMGREACTIVVDGNQYPAVSRHHAEIRTLGSGVQMQWQLCDRNAANGTYINGDRLQGCRILQSGDRITLSKDGVEFLFECQQVISSQVTEPVEIAAVAPLPEPSVQESVVISSSEQAIAMPATPVQVTATPAAIRSLWDLASDDSALVLAGHTDSIRAIAFSPNGEILASASSDKTVKLWNLSTGEELQTIVGHKQSISAVAFSPDGQVLASGSADKTIKLWNLTCEELKTFVGHGRGVNAISFSPDRKTLASGSEDKTVKLWEIASGESIRTFSGHKMAVMAVAFSCDGKILASGGVDRLIKLWQPDAGTEMSILPPFRASAYTLMFSPDDNVLAIACDDKTIKLWSLKQEQEIRTISSQPWQVGGVAISPDGQKFASGCEDHQIRVWSI, from the coding sequence ATGCCAAACGCAAATACTGAATGGATTGCTCACCTAAAACAAGTGTCGTCACCAGGAGATCTCGATAAGCCCTCCTATCCGCTTGCACCAGATGCTGTCGTGACAATGGGGCGCGAAGCTTGCACTATCGTGGTCGATGGCAACCAATATCCAGCCGTTTCTCGACATCATGCAGAAATTAGAACCCTAGGGAGTGGCGTTCAAATGCAGTGGCAACTCTGCGATCGCAACGCAGCCAACGGCACTTATATCAACGGCGATCGCCTTCAAGGGTGCCGAATTTTACAATCAGGCGATCGCATTACCCTAAGCAAAGATGGGGTAGAGTTCCTCTTTGAGTGCCAGCAAGTCATCTCGTCACAGGTCACAGAACCCGTAGAAATCGCTGCAGTCGCTCCTCTCCCCGAACCATCTGTACAGGAATCTGTAGTGATTTCATCTTCAGAGCAGGCGATCGCCATGCCCGCGACTCCTGTTCAGGTAACTGCTACTCCTGCTGCTATCCGAAGCCTTTGGGATTTAGCATCTGATGATTCGGCTCTAGTATTGGCAGGTCACACTGACTCAATCCGGGCGATCGCATTTAGTCCTAACGGAGAAATCTTAGCCAGCGCTAGCTCGGATAAGACGGTCAAACTGTGGAACCTCAGCACAGGAGAAGAGCTGCAAACGATAGTGGGACATAAACAGTCGATCAGTGCGGTTGCATTCAGCCCAGATGGACAAGTCCTGGCAAGCGGCAGTGCTGATAAAACTATCAAACTGTGGAATCTTACATGTGAGGAACTAAAAACATTTGTCGGGCATGGTAGAGGCGTAAACGCGATTAGCTTTTCACCAGACAGGAAGACGCTGGCAAGTGGGAGCGAAGATAAAACGGTGAAGCTGTGGGAAATTGCCTCAGGTGAATCTATTCGGACTTTCTCTGGACATAAAATGGCGGTAATGGCTGTTGCGTTTAGTTGTGATGGGAAAATCTTGGCGAGTGGTGGTGTGGACAGGTTGATTAAACTTTGGCAACCCGATGCGGGAACCGAGATGTCTATATTGCCTCCCTTCAGAGCTTCTGCCTATACGCTCATGTTTAGCCCAGATGACAATGTGCTGGCGATCGCCTGTGACGATAAGACCATCAAGCTATGGAGCTTGAAACAAGAGCAAGAAATCCGGACAATTTCCAGTCAACCCTGGCAGGTTGGCGGGGTAGCAATTAGTCCGGATGGTCAGAAGTTTGCCAGTGGTTGTGAAGACCACCAGATTAGGGTTTGGTCGATATAG
- a CDS encoding ATP-binding protein, whose amino-acid sequence MELQPDDYTLPRSDTGNAEPLEEVEVISQNQVDWGEAVDVSIFYGRTEDLATLEQWILGDRCRLVALLGMGGIGKTSLTAKLGEQIQGEFEYVANGKSSGDRSQSLALPLSLSSLDRLRSSGHTATH is encoded by the coding sequence TTGGAGCTACAACCTGATGATTACACCTTGCCCCGCTCGGATACGGGAAACGCAGAACCGTTAGAGGAGGTCGAAGTCATTTCTCAGAACCAAGTGGATTGGGGTGAGGCTGTAGATGTTTCCATCTTCTATGGACGGACTGAGGATCTGGCGACATTGGAGCAATGGATTTTGGGCGATCGCTGTCGCCTAGTCGCACTCCTAGGAATGGGTGGCATTGGTAAAACATCGCTGACTGCCAAGCTGGGGGAACAGATTCAGGGAGAATTTGAGTATGTAGCTAACGGTAAATCGTCGGGCGATCGCTCTCAATCCCTCGCGCTGCCATTATCTCTTTCAAGTCTCGATCGTTTAAGGAGTAGCGGACATACTGCTACACATTGA